CCCCCGCCTGAACAAACCATAACGATTGTTCGTTCTGCTGCCAAAACGGCAATAAGGCTTCTACGTGGTCGAACGCCCATTGGTGGCCTGCATTTAACGATAAACCAATGTCGAATTTTGCATCTCCCCAAGCTTGAGAAAGCCATTGCTCAGACAACGCTACCCCGCTAGCTACTGCACGTGAAGGTAGCTGATCCTGATAGGCTTGGAGGTTACCATTTTGATATTGCTGCTGGCTGATCGTGACCAATTCTCCCGTTAACGCATTGAGGTACGGATGACTTGGCTTTTTTTGTTCGACCATAAGATCCAAGCTAGGTAAATGATCACCCGCGACTTGGAATAACTGATAATTATCATTGGTAATATCGTAAATCAGAGGTTGTATTGTTTGCCACTGTTCTGCCGTGTATGGGCCACATTGGATTTGTGTCGCCCCGCTCGGCTGAATTTCTTCACGGCAATACGTACCCATGTTCAGTAAGGTTTGAAGTTTTTCTTCTTCATCACCATAAAAAACAAATTTAACGTATACATCTGGTTGTGTGTGTTTTGTTTGCTCTTCGGTTTGTGCCGTTATTTTGCGATCATTAAGCGCGTTCGGTGTTTCAGCCCATGCAGTATTACTGATGAGATAAACACAAGGAACAACCAATGAGAAACCAACAATTCTTTGCAACATCATGACAAGTGGTTTAGATGAATAATTTGCCGAACAATTTAACTGACAAATAACTAATCACTAGGTGATTCAAAGTAATTAAGAGGTAAAAACAACAAAATCAACAAGTTAAAACGAATACATAAAAATATAAAGACAAATTTTGTGATAAAAAAATATATTTTTCATTTTTTATTAAGTAATGAAAGATTAAAATGCTGCAGAGTTGTTATGCGTGAGTAACTTTTAGGTAAAAATAAGAAGGGAGTTTGCTTGAATGGGATCAGTCTCGTGTTCGCTTCGCTAACTCATCACATAAACTTACGAAATGAGAGCCAACCTGAAGACCGAGTTGATAATCGTGTTCTAAAGCCTCTGCTGGGCTCATTAATGAAGAAGACTGAAGCTCAACTGTGGGGGCCAATTGCAAAATAAACGCATCATCAGGAGGGGAAGTGAGAAAGGCTTGGGTCAACTCGAAAGTCTGATAATGAATCATAAGCATGTCAGCTAAGCCCGAATCGAAATTTTCACCGATTAAATGACTTAAGCGATACAAGTTATCCGCGCCAAATAACCAACGGCCTCCATTTAAAATCGGTTGCTTTGGCTGTTTTACATCTTGTGCAAGGGTTATCTTCTGTTTTAAAAACTGATTCCACTCTGATAGCCATTGACTTTTTTTTTGTTGCCAAGACTCTTGTATATTTTGATAGGGTTCATACAACCACTCTTGAACAAGAGAATGAGTAGGAACTTGCTGTGAAAGCTCCTGATCACTAAAAGGTTCGGTACGGATCACAACAATATGACGGGCATTATGTCTCCAAGCTTCTTGAACAGGGATAGAGGCCGCCACCCCTCCATCCACAAAACGTTGACCTTGAATAGTGACAGGCCCTTGATAGAGCTTCGGGATCGCACAGGTTGCAATCATTGTACGCTTCCAATCATCACTAAATAAAGGCAGATATTGGTCCGACAAAGTATCGACATTCGTCACGGCAGCAAAAGCCTGCCGAGAACCCAACGTCGCTTGTCCCCGGGCGAGATCCAAACTGAAAGGTGGTTGCTGAATACGGTCTAATGCCCATTCCAGCTTCATGTGTTGCCTATTACGGATATAACGGAGAAGATGGAAGAACTCTTCAGACTGAGTCAATTCAGTAATAAAAGCTTTCCCCATTCCTTGCTGACGGCACAGGTAGGCGCAGATATTCAATGCTCCAGCAGAAGTGCCATAGAACACATCGAAAGGATCGAAATCTGCTAATAAAAAAGCATCTAAGACGCCAGAGGTAAAGATACCTCTCTGCCCTCCTCCTTGAGCAATCAGTGCCGTTTTGCCATGGCGAAAATGCTGATAAGTCTTGAGGTCAAGTTCAACATGACAATCAGTAATGATGCCACGATTGCGTACCGTGGGGTTAACCCCAGTGATTAAGCTGCCGATATTGCAACCGCCGCAAAAGAAATCAACACAGTAAATACCGTTACCGTGATGGACAAGGCTGCCTTAAGTTCATATTCCATTGGTGCTTCCTCCATTTATAGCTTAAGTTCAACTACTTCAGATAAACTAACCAAAATAATTGATCGATTTTTAACTGCCATAATAAGGATATAGATGAATAAAGCCTATTGAGCAAATTTCTCCTTAAGTAATTGCTATACCCAACTGACTTTAAATTGCGATGTTCGATATTGTTGTCACTCACACATAATAAAATCTTGATGGTTCACACAAGTTCCGAAGTAAAGGAACTTGTGTAGGGATTATAGGAGTAAGCTTGCTATATTACACTAAAATGGACTCAGGCCTGTTTGTTTTCTGGTCATGACTCCAACCTGTTGATTGTGTGATAGAATATGACCTCACTTTTTAGAGGTATTTCGATGGCTACCATTCAAGTAAACTGTCGCTTTTGTAATCAAAGCGAGCCTGTACGGAAACATGGTATAGGGGCTGCTGGCTTTCAGCGATTTCGTTGCCTTGATTGCAAGCGTTCATTCCAACTCGATTATGCCTACGAAGCCTACAAGCCATGGGTTAAAGAACAAATCGTAGATATGGCTATGAATAGCTCTGGTGATAGAGAAACCGCACGTGTATTAAAGGTGGGATATAACACCGTACTACGCACTTTAAAAAAAGCTCACGCCAAAACAAGTCACAACGATACCTTTTGACTTCGCCAATATTGAATTGATATGCGAAGTGGACGAGCAATGGTCATTTGTTGCTAAGAAGAAAAATCAACGTTGACTTTGGTACGCATGGGAACCTCGATATAAACGTGTGATTGCTCATGCTTTTGGGAAAAGAGATACCGATACCTTTAATGAGCTACAACGGCTATTATCAAAATTCACAATCCCATTTTATTGCACCGATGACTATAGCGTGTACTCATCGAGTCTCCCGAAAGAGAAACATATCATTGGAAAACGATACACCCAAAGGATAGAAAGAACCAACCTTACACTCAGATCTCGTATTAAGCGTCTAGCCAGAAAAACCATTGGTTTCTCTAAATCAGAAGAAATGCACGATAAGGTTATCGGCACCTTTATTGAACGAGAATATTACACTTAATCAACAGGTTGGAGTCATGGCCTGTTTTCTAACTTCGCAATTTGTTGGAGTAGTGCAGCGATTTTCTGAGACTGACCTTGGTATGTATAAGAGGCAAATCCATTTGTCAAGTTTTCCGACAAAAAGCTCGATAGGTTACTCTCTAAATGATCGATACTATCCATTCTATCCATAAAGTCTTGGGTTAATTGCTGCATAGCATCATTGCCGATTTTAGCTTTAAAAACCTCCATAAATGGCATTTCGGTAAGGACCTGGAAAGCTGAGTTTTTATAATTGTTAGCTAAGTACGTTTTTTTCTCTTCATTCGTAGCACTTTCATTAGCGAAGCGACAGGCAGATTCAAGAATGTATTCGCCTTTCTTGGCTTCTGTTGCTCCATTAGTCTTATCTGAGTAGTATGTCCGGTTTTTTCCAGAGTTTAGGCGACGCATACCTTCGGCAATCACCCGCTTACCTTTACTTCCGTTAAAAGCTTGGTCAGATACTGCATCGGGCTTTTTCCAAAGATCAGGGAAGCGTTTCACTTCATTCCAATATTTTTGTATTGGTTTAGGCATGTTCTTCACTGCGTTTTCTACTGCGTTCATATCCGAATAATTGGCTAGCTCATTTGTGACAATTTGAGTCCAATCCACTGGCATTGCCTGAACAATATAGTTACTTAAATTGTTACATAACTGACGCTTTTGTTGCTCATCCATCTTTGGAGCGATTTCTAATAGTGTATCGGAAAACAGTAAATCTGAGGTGTATGTAGACTCATTACTTGCCATGGGAGATGACGGGTCTATATTTCTCAGGTTCTCACGAGCAAAGTTTTGAATTTGATTTAATAAATTATTTCTTGTAGTTGAAGGAGAACTGCTACTTTGTGGCTTTGATAGTTCCGTAGCCTGTACCATAGACGGCTTCGGTGGTGGCGGAGGTGGTGGCGTTGCCATAGACGGCGGTGGCGGTGTTGAAGATCCGGAGGTGTGTGTAAACTCCTTACTTGCCATGGAAGATGACGGGTCTATATTTTTCAGGTTATTACGATCAAATTTTTGAATTTGATTTAATAAATCATTTCTTATAGTTGAAGGAGAGCTGCTACTTTTTGGCGTTGATACTTCCTTAGTCGAAACCACAGGCGGTGGTGGTGCTACAGGCGGCGGTGGTGGTGGTGCTACAGGCGCTGATGGAGGTGTTAAGGCACTGGAGTCCGTTTTTGGATACTTTGCTACACGACTTGAAACAATTAAGTCAACTGAGCCTTGGAATTTTGGTTTATTATCGCTAAGTTTTATCTTGTCTGAATCAGGATTTTCACCCTTCTTCTTTGCTAAGGCCTGAAACATATTGAAAGCACTAGAAAAATATTTTTTAGTGTCATAATTAATATTTTTAATATCTTTAATTTCGAGCTCGTTTTGTGGCTCACCCTTTATAGTATGATGCGCAGCAACTGGAGTAGTGCGACTTTCGATTGATATGTTAGAACATGCCATTTTATGCCTTCCAAAGCAGTAATTTTAAATTCTATCGATAGACTATATAG
This window of the Vibrio azureus genome carries:
- a CDS encoding patatin-like phospholipase family protein — encoded protein: MTGVNPTVRNRGIITDCHVELDLKTYQHFRHGKTALIAQGGGQRGIFTSGVLDAFLLADFDPFDVFYGTSAGALNICAYLCRQQGMGKAFITELTQSEEFFHLLRYIRNRQHMKLEWALDRIQQPPFSLDLARGQATLGSRQAFAAVTNVDTLSDQYLPLFSDDWKRTMIATCAIPKLYQGPVTIQGQRFVDGGVAASIPVQEAWRHNARHIVVIRTEPFSDQELSQQVPTHSLVQEWLYEPYQNIQESWQQKKSQWLSEWNQFLKQKITLAQDVKQPKQPILNGGRWLFGADNLYRLSHLIGENFDSGLADMLMIHYQTFELTQAFLTSPPDDAFILQLAPTVELQSSSLMSPAEALEHDYQLGLQVGSHFVSLCDELAKRTRD
- a CDS encoding YnhF family membrane protein, whose protein sequence is MEYELKAALSITVTVFTVLISFAAVAISAA